One region of Pseudomonas sp. B21-040 genomic DNA includes:
- a CDS encoding PepSY domain-containing protein, whose product MNTQTALFCASIIAMTASLAHARDLGPDEALRLRDAGTIVSFEKLNATALAKHPGSTVTQTELEDAYGKYIYQVELRDPQGIEWELELDAVSGQVLKDHQDT is encoded by the coding sequence ATGAACACCCAGACTGCCCTGTTCTGCGCCTCGATCATCGCCATGACCGCCAGCCTCGCCCACGCTCGCGACCTGGGCCCCGACGAAGCCCTGAGGCTGCGTGACGCTGGTACCATTGTGTCTTTCGAGAAGCTCAACGCCACGGCGCTGGCCAAACACCCCGGTTCGACCGTTACCCAGACCGAACTGGAAGACGCGTATGGCAAGTACATTTATCAGGTTGAGCTGCGCGACCCACAGGGCATCGAGTGGGAACTGGAATTAGACGCTGTCAGTGGGCAGGTTCTCAAGGATCATCAGGATACGTAA
- a CDS encoding alpha/beta fold hydrolase, which produces MADWLLDRQYRFNGHRIHYAVHGDGPPLVFVHGTPFSSYVWHRIAPHFIATHRVHYFDLLGYGQSEKIDGDVSLGVQNELLAHLLDHWAIERPDVVAHDFGGATALRAHLLNGKDYRSLTLIDPVALSPWGSPFVQHVRQHEAAFSGVPDYIQQAIVPAYIRGAIKRDMTDEELAPYVQPWLGDPGQAAFYRQIAQMDERYTREVEGLYPTIRCPVQILWGEDDQWIPIERGRALHQMIAGSQFHPIPNAGHLVQEDVPEAIVAALLKFLPLAQ; this is translated from the coding sequence ATGGCTGACTGGTTGCTGGACCGCCAATACCGCTTCAATGGGCACCGGATTCACTACGCCGTTCACGGCGATGGCCCGCCGCTGGTGTTCGTACACGGCACCCCCTTCTCTTCTTATGTGTGGCACCGGATCGCCCCGCACTTCATCGCCACACACCGCGTGCATTATTTCGACCTGCTGGGTTATGGCCAATCCGAGAAAATCGACGGCGACGTGTCGCTGGGCGTGCAGAACGAGTTGTTGGCGCATTTGCTCGATCACTGGGCAATCGAACGGCCAGACGTGGTGGCCCACGATTTCGGTGGCGCCACGGCCCTGCGCGCGCATCTGTTGAACGGCAAGGATTACCGCAGCCTCACGCTGATCGACCCGGTAGCGCTGTCGCCCTGGGGTTCGCCGTTCGTGCAGCATGTGCGTCAGCATGAAGCGGCGTTCAGTGGCGTACCCGATTACATTCAGCAGGCCATCGTGCCGGCCTACATTCGCGGGGCGATCAAACGCGACATGACCGATGAAGAACTCGCGCCTTACGTGCAACCCTGGCTGGGTGATCCGGGGCAAGCGGCGTTTTACCGGCAGATTGCGCAGATGGACGAACGCTATACCCGCGAGGTCGAAGGGTTGTACCCGACCATTCGATGCCCGGTGCAGATTCTGTGGGGCGAGGATGACCAGTGGATCCCCATCGAGCGAGGACGGGCCTTGCACCAGATGATTGCTGGCTCGCAATTTCACCCGATCCCCAATGCCGGGCATCTGGTTCAGGAAGATGTGCCGGAAGCGATTGTCGCCGCATTGCTGAAATTCTTGCCCCTGGCGCAATGA
- the codA gene encoding cytosine deaminase — MHIINARLRNQEGLHELHLENGLIRTIARQTEAPTLGPDDLDAGGNLVVPPFVEPHIHLDATLTAGEPRWNMSGTLFEGIECWGERKVTITEEDTRTRATKTIQTLAAHGIQHVRTHVDVTDPQLTALKAMLEVREQSRHLIDMQIVAFPQEGIESYRNGRELMEEAIRMGADVVGGIPHFEYTRDQGVSSVKFLMDLAERTGCLVDVHCDETDDPHSRFLEVLAEEARSRDMGSRVTASHTTAMGSYDNAYCAKLFRLLGHSGISFVSCPTESIHLQGRFDTFPKRRGVTRVNELLEAGMNVCFGQDSIVDPWYPLGNGNILRVLEAGLHICHMLGYRNLQSALDLVTDNSARAMNLGDRYGLEAGRPANLLVLSADSDYEVIRSQGLPLYSVRGGKLLMKRTMPVVEFIGLS; from the coding sequence ATGCACATCATCAACGCCCGCCTGCGCAACCAAGAAGGCCTGCATGAGTTGCACCTGGAAAACGGCCTGATCCGTACCATTGCCCGCCAGACCGAAGCCCCGACCCTGGGGCCCGACGATCTGGACGCCGGTGGCAACCTGGTGGTGCCTCCTTTCGTCGAACCGCACATTCACCTCGACGCCACCCTGACCGCCGGCGAGCCGCGCTGGAACATGAGCGGCACACTGTTCGAAGGCATCGAGTGCTGGGGCGAGCGCAAGGTCACGATCACCGAGGAAGACACCAGGACCCGCGCCACAAAAACCATCCAGACCCTCGCCGCCCACGGCATTCAGCATGTGCGCACCCACGTCGACGTCACCGACCCGCAACTCACCGCGCTCAAGGCCATGCTCGAGGTGCGCGAGCAAAGCCGTCACCTGATCGACATGCAAATCGTCGCGTTCCCGCAGGAAGGCATCGAGTCCTACCGCAATGGCCGCGAGTTGATGGAAGAAGCGATCCGCATGGGCGCCGATGTGGTCGGTGGCATTCCGCACTTCGAGTACACCCGCGATCAGGGTGTCAGCTCAGTGAAGTTCCTGATGGACCTGGCTGAACGCACCGGCTGCCTGGTGGACGTGCACTGCGACGAAACCGACGACCCGCATTCACGTTTCCTCGAAGTGCTGGCCGAAGAAGCCCGCAGTCGCGACATGGGCTCGCGGGTCACCGCCAGCCACACCACGGCGATGGGCTCTTACGACAACGCTTACTGCGCCAAGCTGTTTCGCCTGCTCGGGCATTCGGGAATCAGTTTTGTCTCCTGCCCGACCGAAAGCATTCACCTGCAAGGACGCTTCGACACCTTTCCGAAACGCCGTGGCGTGACACGGGTCAACGAGTTGCTCGAAGCGGGGATGAACGTGTGTTTCGGCCAGGACTCGATCGTTGACCCGTGGTATCCGCTGGGCAATGGCAACATCCTGCGGGTGCTCGAAGCGGGGCTGCACATCTGCCATATGCTCGGGTATCGCAACCTGCAAAGCGCACTGGACCTGGTCACCGACAACAGCGCCAGGGCGATGAACCTCGGCGATCGTTATGGCCTGGAAGCCGGGCGGCCGGCGAACTTGCTGGTGCTGTCGGCGGACAGCGATTATGAGGTGATTCGCAGTCAGGGCCTGCCGCTGTATTCGGTTCGCGGGGGCAAGTTGCTGATGAAGCGGACGATGCCCGTGGTCGAGTTCATTGGTCTGAGCTGA
- a CDS encoding patatin-like phospholipase family protein, with protein sequence MTAIHIKFPSLTLKAGPRAMARIRENGLSAADVGTLPGAAGGPKALGIQGLDLALFGEWLPAAPRERSLIGASVGSWRFASACLPDAAEGIRRLGHLYTEQNFAKGVTMAQISQSSRRMLDELLDGRDASILSNAHYRLNIMVVKSHGRLADDHRGRLGLALGSVIADNLRARARLSRHFERLIIHDPRLAPPVNALNDFPSRFVALSAGNLRQALLASGSIPMVMEGVRDLPGAGKGTFRDGGLLDYHLDLPYSGNDIVLYPHFTDRVIPGWFDKTLPWRRACPARLQDVLLLAPSKDYLARLPYGKLPDRNDFKRFMGDAPGRQKYWRAAMDESRRLGDEFLELAANGRLGERLLTL encoded by the coding sequence ATGACCGCTATCCACATCAAGTTCCCCTCCCTGACCCTCAAGGCCGGCCCGCGTGCCATGGCGCGTATCCGTGAAAACGGCTTGAGCGCCGCCGATGTCGGCACGCTGCCGGGTGCCGCCGGTGGCCCCAAGGCCCTGGGGATTCAAGGTCTGGACCTGGCGTTGTTTGGCGAATGGCTGCCGGCCGCGCCTCGGGAGCGTTCGCTGATTGGCGCCTCGGTCGGTTCCTGGCGCTTTGCCAGCGCGTGCCTGCCGGATGCCGCCGAAGGCATCCGGCGCCTCGGTCACTTGTACACCGAGCAGAACTTTGCCAAGGGCGTGACCATGGCGCAGATCAGCCAGAGTTCCCGGCGCATGCTCGATGAATTGCTCGACGGCCGCGACGCCTCGATCCTGAGCAACGCCCATTACCGGCTGAACATCATGGTGGTCAAAAGCCACGGACGCCTGGCCGACGATCATCGTGGCCGGCTCGGGTTGGCGCTCGGCTCAGTGATCGCCGACAACTTGCGTGCTCGCGCGCGGCTGTCGCGGCATTTCGAACGGCTGATCATCCACGACCCGCGCCTGGCCCCGCCGGTCAATGCACTGAATGACTTCCCGTCGCGCTTTGTCGCATTGAGTGCCGGCAACCTGCGCCAGGCCTTGCTCGCGTCGGGCTCGATCCCGATGGTGATGGAAGGCGTGCGCGATTTGCCAGGGGCCGGCAAGGGGACGTTCCGCGATGGCGGCTTGCTGGATTACCACCTTGATCTGCCCTACAGCGGCAACGACATCGTGCTGTACCCGCACTTCACCGACCGGGTGATTCCCGGCTGGTTCGACAAGACGTTGCCGTGGCGCCGTGCCTGCCCCGCGCGGTTGCAAGATGTTCTGCTACTGGCGCCGTCGAAGGATTATCTGGCGCGCTTGCCCTACGGCAAACTGCCGGACCGTAACGATTTCAAGCGTTTCATGGGCGACGCGCCGGGCCGGCAGAAATACTGGCGTGCCGCGATGGATGAAAGCCGTCGCCTCGGTGATGAGTTCCTCGAACTGGCCGCCAATGGTCGCCTCGGCGAGCGCTTGCTGACCCTTTAG
- the queD gene encoding 6-carboxytetrahydropterin synthase QueD, which translates to MEIFKEFTFESAHRLPHVPEGHKCGRLHGHSFKVAIHLSGDIDPHTGWIRDFSEIKAIFKPLYERLDHNYLNDIPGLENPTSEVLAKFIWNELKPLLPELSAIRIHETCTSGCIYHGE; encoded by the coding sequence GTGGAAATCTTCAAAGAGTTTACGTTCGAATCCGCCCACCGCCTGCCTCACGTACCGGAAGGCCACAAGTGCGGTCGCCTGCACGGTCACTCGTTCAAAGTGGCGATCCACTTGAGCGGCGACATCGACCCGCACACTGGCTGGATCCGTGACTTCTCGGAAATCAAGGCGATCTTCAAGCCACTCTACGAGCGTCTGGACCACAACTACCTGAACGACATTCCCGGTCTGGAAAACCCGACCAGTGAAGTCCTGGCCAAATTCATCTGGAATGAATTGAAGCCCCTGCTGCCGGAACTGAGCGCGATCCGTATCCACGAGACGTGCACCAGCGGCTGCATCTATCACGGCGAGTAA